In Fibrobacter sp. UWB2, one DNA window encodes the following:
- the murA gene encoding UDP-N-acetylglucosamine 1-carboxyvinyltransferase yields the protein MDQFIVPQVKAPVNGEVEISGAKNAVLAVMAAALLADGVSEITNVPHLKDMKTMSDVLRVIGCHINGGSHVLKIDTRGVDHLEAPYELVKTMRASFYVLGPLVARFGRCRVSLPGGCAWGPRPVDLHLKGLEALGAKITVTHGYVEATCEGRLPGGNFNFPISSVGATVNVLMAATLAKGVSVLQNAALEPEIDNLIDFLTSMGAKIQGRGTRTLTVQGVESLRPGTGVTIPDRIEAGTFLCAAAITRGRVKVTRIIPEHIASTLDAFREIGCKVNVGADWAEVDARQQELKPMSLVTLPFPGFPTDMQAPFMATLLSIPGNSLVQDTVYNDRFKHVAELERLGASIQLNGNTATIKGGLPLEGADIMGSDLRASAALVLAGLIAEGETTISRIYHLDRGYEDFEAKMAKIGATVKRFNPDARDE from the coding sequence ATGGATCAGTTTATCGTTCCGCAAGTTAAAGCACCTGTCAATGGTGAAGTTGAAATTTCTGGCGCAAAGAACGCCGTACTTGCCGTGATGGCCGCAGCGCTCCTCGCCGATGGCGTTTCTGAAATCACAAACGTTCCGCACTTGAAAGACATGAAGACCATGTCCGATGTGCTCCGCGTGATTGGTTGCCACATCAATGGCGGAAGCCACGTTTTAAAAATCGATACTCGCGGTGTAGACCACCTCGAAGCGCCGTATGAACTCGTGAAAACCATGCGCGCAAGCTTCTACGTGCTCGGCCCTCTCGTCGCCAGATTCGGACGTTGCCGAGTCTCGCTCCCCGGCGGATGCGCCTGGGGCCCGCGCCCTGTGGACCTCCACCTCAAAGGTCTCGAAGCGCTCGGTGCAAAGATTACCGTCACGCACGGTTACGTCGAAGCCACTTGCGAAGGCCGCCTCCCCGGTGGCAACTTCAACTTCCCGATTTCTAGCGTCGGTGCAACAGTCAACGTCTTGATGGCAGCAACACTTGCCAAGGGCGTGAGCGTCTTGCAGAACGCCGCCCTCGAACCCGAAATCGATAACCTCATAGACTTCCTCACCAGCATGGGCGCTAAAATTCAGGGCCGCGGCACGCGCACCCTCACCGTCCAGGGCGTCGAATCCCTCCGCCCGGGTACAGGTGTCACCATCCCGGACCGCATTGAAGCAGGCACATTCCTCTGCGCCGCCGCCATCACGCGCGGCCGCGTGAAAGTCACTCGCATCATTCCGGAACACATCGCCTCTACGCTCGACGCTTTCCGCGAAATCGGCTGCAAGGTGAACGTCGGTGCCGACTGGGCCGAAGTTGACGCCCGCCAGCAGGAACTCAAGCCGATGAGCCTTGTGACGCTCCCGTTCCCGGGATTCCCGACCGATATGCAGGCTCCGTTCATGGCAACGCTCCTCTCCATTCCAGGGAACAGCCTCGTGCAAGACACGGTTTACAACGACCGTTTCAAGCATGTCGCCGAACTCGAACGCTTGGGAGCCTCCATCCAGCTGAACGGCAACACGGCTACCATCAAGGGCGGCCTCCCGCTCGAAGGTGCTGACATCATGGGTTCTGACCTCCGCGCCAGTGCAGCTCTCGTTCTCGCAGGCCTTATTGCCGAAGGCGAAACGACCATCAGCCGTATTTACCACCTTGACCGCGGTTACGAAGATTTCGAAGCTAAGATGGCTAAGATCGGTGCGACCGTCAAGCGTTTCAACCCGGACGCCCGCGACGAATAA
- a CDS encoding RDD family protein, whose amino-acid sequence MKWFYIDTSITDGDRRQGPYSIDEIRDFVNEGKIKDETLVWHSGETNWKAWKDFPEASEPPEPTEEELLKQTIETLLQGRMQRKRFAGFFVRANAFIIDNLILSVVGAIFLYIISLAGMLDLSAASEIANQYIENPTSTELVSKALELPGMSTFFTIWSVVQAIYFIVFHAVWGATPGKKLMRIHVEMANGEKLSWAFSIFRFVASIVTQATLIFYGLGYLIVLIDPQKRALHDFIAQTRVVHNAIEQKEKKEV is encoded by the coding sequence ATGAAATGGTTTTATATCGATACATCAATCACCGACGGGGATAGGCGTCAAGGTCCTTATTCTATCGATGAAATTAGAGATTTTGTCAACGAAGGCAAGATAAAAGACGAAACTTTAGTCTGGCACTCAGGCGAAACGAATTGGAAAGCATGGAAAGATTTCCCTGAAGCAAGTGAGCCCCCGGAGCCGACCGAAGAAGAGCTTCTCAAGCAGACGATTGAAACGTTATTGCAAGGCAGAATGCAGCGCAAGCGATTTGCAGGATTTTTTGTACGCGCGAACGCCTTTATTATAGACAACTTAATTCTTTCTGTGGTCGGTGCGATTTTCCTTTACATTATAAGCTTGGCAGGCATGCTGGACTTAAGTGCCGCCTCCGAAATCGCAAATCAGTACATCGAAAACCCCACCTCCACAGAACTTGTATCCAAAGCACTCGAACTCCCCGGAATGTCTACATTCTTTACGATTTGGAGCGTTGTACAGGCAATTTACTTTATTGTATTCCATGCAGTTTGGGGCGCCACGCCGGGTAAAAAGCTCATGCGCATTCATGTCGAAATGGCAAATGGCGAAAAGCTTTCATGGGCTTTCTCGATTTTCCGCTTTGTGGCAAGCATCGTCACGCAAGCGACACTCATTTTTTATGGTCTGGGTTACCTGATTGTCCTTATCGATCCGCAAAAGAGAGCGCTACACGACTTTATCGCACAGACTCGTGTCGTTCATAATGCCATCGAGCAAAAAGAAAAGAAAGAGGTTTAA
- the rapA gene encoding RNA polymerase-associated protein RapA, whose protein sequence is MMMFKIGQRYVSQAEPTLGLGIVSEVQGRTVKILFPSIGQARIYRTDEAPIERFVLQVGETVKSEKGVSFVVDSVREDAGIMVYVGRNGKEMKESELSAKISTARPAVLFKALADDEVCSSRDFLRHEDAMEMYYKWISSPVRGMIGPRVNMIPHQYYLCYRACSSSTLPRLMLSDEVGLGKTIEAGMIWHALKSRGRIQRTLVIVPETLKHQWMIEMKRRFNQLFTLVDEGYIRGLFVGVAKDETKPNPFMQSNDIIVSIDFLMAQPALIEDLLKTNWDMTIIDEAHHLVCEDGFTSHEYMLANRVIGRSKGVLLLTGTPLQLHPESQFNRLKMLDPVRFADYNDFIKDQEAYLKLVRDLNKLPTDPNHHMSWDDLYECVPKNSQIRPWLEQENSKSMTAGEWMRRIVDGMGTGSVVFRNTRKGVGGFPKRVLDEIPLEPNPAYREMVDVAADRDLEASTDIQENGLLCTRFSDAWAMDERFVWLKGFLKEYKNEKVLLICESIQVVQALETLLLEFLGEGAFVMFHEDMSIMARDKAAANFSKPDGANLLIASEIGSEGRNFQFSHHLVLFDLPLDAALVEQRIGRLDRIGQDKDIIIHVPYVKGSGQEVMFRWYNEGLNSFGAPLMSGGELFLKYTESLIEALATPRASLENFVKNVIPQVKKDCEQMRKHIENGRDRLLEFNSRNPEKAKEITDEIRELDAEPELKNLVFDSLMNRGLDVEKSSVQDCFLITMGPQVEAGSVPGMPDLAMAAASAGGGRVNSQTDLCGEGGGDGDGDGRVSGGTCMTVTFDRDVAMTHDDIEFISLDHPLAQGVFDYETSFGRGTVSCAIWPNSGLRGLMMQYNFAVELPVSEEWGCADIAGPKYFKVLVNAKGENMSGYFDALSNAALKDVGVPQGNAAVDMTLRYFAKDGLAKARLIVSEQAKKYAEEAANAVEARSEQEYQRMNHLLSMRGKAGTSEALKQLRKNVQERKKIVANPQLRLDAIRLVVCK, encoded by the coding sequence ATGATGATGTTTAAAATTGGTCAGCGCTACGTTAGCCAAGCCGAACCTACCCTGGGGCTTGGTATTGTATCTGAAGTTCAGGGCCGTACTGTTAAAATTTTGTTCCCGTCTATCGGTCAAGCTCGTATTTACAGGACCGATGAAGCTCCGATTGAACGTTTTGTTTTGCAAGTGGGTGAAACCGTCAAGAGCGAAAAAGGTGTCTCCTTTGTGGTGGACTCTGTTCGCGAAGACGCGGGTATTATGGTTTATGTCGGGCGTAATGGCAAAGAGATGAAGGAATCCGAGCTGAGCGCGAAGATTTCGACCGCTCGACCGGCAGTGCTGTTTAAGGCCTTGGCGGATGACGAAGTTTGCTCGTCACGTGATTTTTTGCGTCATGAAGATGCGATGGAAATGTATTACAAGTGGATTTCTTCGCCGGTTCGTGGCATGATTGGCCCGCGTGTGAACATGATCCCGCATCAGTATTACCTTTGCTACCGTGCCTGCTCTAGCTCGACGCTCCCGAGGCTTATGCTTTCGGACGAAGTGGGTTTGGGCAAGACGATTGAAGCGGGCATGATTTGGCATGCTCTCAAGTCGAGAGGCCGCATCCAGCGTACGCTCGTGATTGTCCCGGAAACGCTGAAGCACCAGTGGATGATTGAAATGAAGCGCCGTTTCAACCAGCTCTTTACGCTGGTGGACGAAGGCTACATCCGTGGTTTGTTTGTGGGGGTCGCCAAAGACGAGACGAAGCCCAATCCGTTCATGCAGAGTAACGACATCATTGTGTCCATCGACTTTTTGATGGCTCAGCCTGCATTGATTGAAGACCTCTTGAAGACGAACTGGGATATGACCATCATCGATGAAGCACACCATCTGGTGTGCGAGGATGGTTTTACGAGCCACGAGTACATGCTCGCAAATAGGGTGATTGGTCGCTCTAAGGGCGTGTTGCTTTTGACCGGTACGCCCTTGCAGCTCCATCCGGAATCGCAGTTCAACCGTCTCAAGATGCTCGACCCGGTGCGCTTTGCAGACTATAACGATTTTATCAAGGACCAGGAAGCTTACCTCAAGCTTGTGCGAGATTTAAATAAGCTCCCGACCGACCCGAACCACCACATGAGCTGGGACGACTTGTACGAATGCGTCCCGAAGAACTCGCAAATTCGCCCGTGGCTGGAACAGGAAAATTCAAAGTCCATGACCGCTGGCGAATGGATGCGCCGCATTGTCGATGGTATGGGTACGGGTTCTGTGGTGTTCCGCAATACGCGTAAGGGCGTGGGCGGATTCCCGAAGCGTGTGCTCGATGAAATTCCGCTTGAACCGAATCCGGCTTACCGTGAAATGGTGGATGTTGCGGCCGACCGCGACTTGGAAGCATCGACCGACATTCAGGAAAATGGCCTCCTCTGCACGAGGTTCTCCGACGCATGGGCGATGGACGAACGCTTTGTGTGGCTCAAGGGATTCCTCAAGGAATACAAGAACGAAAAGGTTTTGCTGATTTGCGAATCCATCCAGGTGGTGCAGGCGCTTGAAACTTTGCTCCTCGAATTTTTGGGTGAAGGTGCGTTTGTGATGTTCCACGAAGATATGAGCATCATGGCGCGCGACAAGGCTGCGGCAAACTTCAGCAAGCCTGATGGTGCTAACTTGCTCATCGCTTCTGAAATTGGTTCTGAAGGCCGTAACTTCCAGTTTTCGCATCACTTGGTCTTGTTCGACTTGCCGCTTGATGCCGCTCTTGTGGAACAGCGTATTGGCCGCTTGGACCGCATTGGTCAGGATAAGGACATCATCATCCACGTGCCGTACGTGAAGGGCTCTGGCCAGGAAGTGATGTTCCGCTGGTATAACGAAGGTTTGAATTCGTTTGGCGCTCCGCTCATGAGCGGTGGTGAACTCTTCCTCAAGTACACGGAATCCTTGATTGAAGCTTTGGCAACGCCGCGCGCTAGCCTTGAAAACTTTGTAAAGAACGTCATCCCGCAGGTCAAGAAAGACTGCGAACAGATGCGTAAGCATATCGAAAACGGTCGTGACCGCTTGCTGGAATTCAACTCCCGCAATCCCGAGAAGGCCAAGGAAATCACGGATGAAATTCGTGAACTTGATGCCGAGCCGGAACTCAAGAATCTCGTGTTCGATTCCTTGATGAATCGCGGACTCGATGTTGAAAAGAGCTCTGTGCAGGATTGCTTCCTCATTACGATGGGACCGCAGGTTGAAGCGGGTTCTGTGCCGGGCATGCCTGATTTGGCAATGGCTGCGGCGAGTGCTGGCGGTGGCCGCGTGAATAGCCAGACGGATCTCTGTGGCGAAGGCGGTGGAGATGGCGACGGCGATGGTCGCGTGAGCGGTGGCACTTGCATGACGGTCACGTTCGATCGCGATGTCGCGATGACGCATGACGATATTGAATTTATCAGCTTGGACCACCCGCTTGCTCAGGGCGTGTTCGATTACGAAACGAGCTTTGGCCGTGGAACAGTGTCTTGCGCCATTTGGCCGAACTCCGGTTTGCGCGGACTCATGATGCAGTACAACTTTGCTGTGGAACTTCCAGTGTCCGAAGAATGGGGCTGCGCCGATATCGCAGGGCCGAAGTATTTCAAGGTGCTCGTGAATGCGAAGGGCGAAAACATGTCCGGGTATTTCGATGCACTTTCGAATGCGGCGCTCAAGGATGTGGGCGTTCCGCAGGGCAATGCGGCTGTCGATATGACGCTCCGTTACTTTGCTAAGGATGGACTTGCGAAGGCTCGCTTGATTGTTTCTGAACAGGCAAAGAAGTATGCCGAAGAAGCGGCAAATGCCGTGGAAGCCCGTTCGGAACAGGAATACCAGCGCATGAACCATTTGCTTTCGATGCGTGGCAAGGCCGGTACGAGCGAAGCTTTGAAGCAGCTCCGCAAGAACGTGCAGGAACGCAAGAAGATTGTGGCTAACCCGCAACTCCGCCTCGATGCCATTCGCCTGGTGGTGTGCAAGTAA
- the proB gene encoding glutamate 5-kinase has product MSELRKNILDEARRVVVKIGSRILVDSERGGVRTRYIQKLADSVARLMDAGKEVVIVTSGAVGTGMAELGYKQKPTVLAEKQACAAVGQIDLMYAYREMFRWVQLSVGQILLSAEDFRDRARYKNLQNTIKAMLARKIVPIINENDSLAVAEIKVGDNDKLSSDVALFLDADLLLIFTDEDGLFDDNPKKNPNARLLNFVPEITPAILALAGKPGEAGSAVSTGGMRSKLEAIRNVTKSGANAFLASGMKVLPHQVFFENATGTLFAGSKKKLNSRQRWLSFITTPRGSVIVDEGGVKALRENHSSLLPVGVIAVQKHFDKGDLIEVQDEKKNPVARGVAGFDSETLKLVLRKKTAQVHEILGKNVPDELIHKNDLVVF; this is encoded by the coding sequence ATGAGTGAATTAAGAAAGAACATTTTAGATGAAGCTCGCCGCGTGGTGGTGAAGATTGGATCTCGCATTCTCGTGGATTCCGAGCGTGGTGGCGTTCGTACGCGTTACATCCAGAAACTCGCGGATTCCGTGGCACGCTTGATGGATGCTGGCAAGGAAGTCGTCATTGTCACGAGTGGCGCTGTGGGTACTGGCATGGCGGAACTTGGCTACAAGCAGAAGCCGACTGTGCTTGCCGAAAAGCAGGCTTGCGCTGCCGTGGGCCAGATTGACCTTATGTACGCTTATCGCGAAATGTTCCGCTGGGTGCAACTCTCCGTCGGTCAGATTCTCTTGTCTGCAGAAGACTTCCGTGATCGTGCGCGTTACAAGAATTTGCAGAACACCATCAAGGCCATGCTTGCTCGTAAGATTGTTCCGATTATTAACGAGAACGACTCCTTGGCTGTCGCCGAAATCAAGGTGGGCGATAACGACAAGCTCTCGAGCGATGTGGCGTTGTTCCTTGATGCAGACTTGCTCCTCATCTTTACGGATGAAGATGGCTTGTTCGATGACAATCCGAAGAAGAATCCGAACGCTCGCTTGTTGAACTTTGTTCCTGAAATCACGCCTGCGATTTTGGCATTGGCCGGAAAGCCCGGCGAGGCCGGGTCCGCCGTCAGTACCGGCGGTATGAGGAGCAAGCTCGAAGCCATTCGCAATGTGACGAAGAGCGGCGCGAATGCATTCCTCGCTAGCGGTATGAAGGTACTCCCGCATCAGGTGTTCTTTGAAAATGCAACAGGTACGTTGTTTGCGGGTTCCAAGAAAAAGCTCAATAGCCGCCAGCGCTGGCTGAGTTTCATTACGACGCCGCGTGGAAGCGTGATTGTCGATGAAGGTGGCGTGAAGGCTTTGCGTGAAAATCATTCGAGTTTGTTGCCGGTTGGCGTGATTGCGGTACAGAAGCATTTCGACAAGGGTGACTTGATTGAAGTCCAGGATGAAAAGAAGAATCCTGTGGCTCGCGGTGTCGCTGGTTTTGATAGCGAAACGCTTAAGCTTGTGCTCCGCAAGAAGACTGCCCAAGTGCACGAAATCTTGGGCAAGAATGTTCCGGATGAACTTATCCACAAGAACGACTTGGTTGTATTCTAA
- the scpB gene encoding SMC-Scp complex subunit ScpB: MAEDQNVEELAEESAELPKVESREDLARIIQALVFASPDVVTLKKLREILGDFLDARSVADALITANDSLNKIQSPFEIVEQAGGYRFRTRAKYYPWVRKLFPEANARRLSQAALETLAVIAYQQPITKAAIEQVRGVSSADGPIRNLLDKGFITLGARAETVGNPYTYVTTQEFLKYFGINRIPEDLPRLREFSELLEAGALVPQYSKPDNAPEEPTPLEESTDQIELSMGDA, translated from the coding sequence ATGGCTGAAGATCAGAATGTCGAAGAATTGGCCGAAGAATCGGCGGAACTCCCGAAAGTTGAAAGTAGGGAAGACCTGGCTCGCATTATACAGGCGCTTGTGTTTGCGTCTCCGGATGTCGTGACGCTCAAGAAGCTTCGCGAAATTCTTGGCGATTTTTTGGATGCTCGTTCTGTGGCGGATGCGCTCATTACCGCGAACGATTCTTTGAATAAAATTCAGTCTCCGTTTGAAATTGTGGAACAGGCGGGCGGTTACCGCTTTAGAACACGTGCAAAGTATTATCCGTGGGTGCGCAAGCTCTTCCCGGAAGCAAACGCAAGACGCCTTTCGCAGGCGGCACTTGAAACGCTTGCCGTGATTGCGTACCAGCAGCCGATTACGAAGGCCGCGATTGAACAGGTTCGTGGCGTTTCGTCTGCGGATGGTCCGATCCGTAATTTGCTTGACAAGGGCTTTATTACTTTGGGCGCAAGAGCAGAAACTGTTGGTAACCCTTATACTTACGTGACCACGCAGGAATTTTTGAAATACTTTGGTATCAATCGCATTCCGGAAGATTTGCCGCGTTTGCGCGAATTCAGTGAACTTTTGGAAGCGGGCGCTTTGGTGCCGCAGTACTCCAAGCCTGATAACGCTCCGGAAGAACCGACTCCGCTTGAAGAATCGACAGACCAGATTGAATTGTCTATGGGAGATGCTTAA
- the mutS gene encoding DNA mismatch repair protein MutS: MAVTPLMQQYYEIKKENPGCILFFRMGDFFELFEDDAVIASKILGLTLTSRNNGASGATPLCGFPHHAAERYVPKMVAAGYRIAICEQVEDPKLAKGIVKRDIVEIISAGTAMNEENLNAKEANYLCAYVPATSDDGKGGNGDVAAFAIADVTTGYLATCRSSVQAFECEFSRRMPKEIVIPEGTTIPSAIMDLIKAENVLVTELPAILFAEDQAKDVLFTHFKVEALDGLGLDGRVFETSVTGALLQYLINQKKSELSHFTTLEILNLDDYMTLDPSTLRNLELVRPLNADDYSSTLCSVLDFTVTAMGGRTLKDWVSHPLIAVDRIREREEAVGELVQNPVALDELKESLTSILDMERLMGRVGSGRANARDLAGMGRSLSQASKVADVLEGLHAPLFEGLRETLNAAKGRGEDLLKYFNDDLPMTVREGGMIRPGASAELDAMNEDIKERREWIASLEGRERERLGIPSLKVGYNRVFGYYIEITKAQMAKATQPIPDEYIRKQTTVNGERYITPEMKECESVISNAEVNIHALEYKIFCELRERVNSWRAELQGIADAIARVDSLYSFARAARKYNYVCPEVFDGTGIEIRGGFHPVIVAVNPDLNFVPNDVTLSPDGTRLMLITGPNMAGKSTYLRQTGLIVLMAQIGCFVPAESARIGVVDRIFTRVGASDRLSRGLSTFMVEMIETANILRNATPHSLVLLDEIGRGTSTFDGLSIAWAIVETLHSEPARMALTLFATHYHELTGLVESLEHAGNFQVAVQEKGDKLTFLHKILEGACDSSYGIHVAEMAGLPPNVVRRARKILLRLEKQKIDPSDEAQNKKIKAQPQMDLFAPPDENTLLLKDEIRRLKPEEMTPMQALQRLMDLKENYGK, translated from the coding sequence ATGGCCGTTACTCCGTTGATGCAGCAATATTACGAAATCAAGAAAGAAAATCCTGGCTGCATTTTGTTTTTCCGCATGGGCGACTTCTTTGAACTTTTTGAAGATGACGCTGTAATCGCCTCGAAAATTTTAGGTTTAACGCTCACGAGCCGCAATAACGGCGCCTCCGGTGCAACGCCTTTGTGCGGGTTCCCGCACCACGCTGCCGAACGCTATGTGCCAAAGATGGTGGCCGCAGGCTACCGCATCGCCATTTGCGAACAGGTCGAAGACCCGAAACTCGCGAAGGGCATTGTCAAGCGCGACATTGTTGAAATCATCAGCGCCGGCACGGCGATGAACGAAGAAAACCTCAATGCGAAAGAGGCAAATTACCTTTGCGCTTATGTGCCTGCGACAAGTGATGATGGCAAGGGCGGAAACGGGGATGTGGCTGCGTTTGCGATTGCCGATGTGACGACGGGTTACTTGGCGACGTGCCGTAGCAGTGTGCAGGCTTTCGAATGTGAATTCAGCCGCCGCATGCCCAAGGAAATCGTGATTCCCGAAGGGACGACGATTCCATCTGCGATTATGGACTTGATTAAGGCGGAAAACGTCTTGGTCACTGAACTCCCTGCTATTTTGTTTGCAGAAGACCAAGCAAAGGATGTGCTGTTTACGCACTTCAAGGTTGAAGCGCTTGATGGCCTTGGCTTGGATGGTCGTGTTTTTGAAACGTCCGTGACGGGCGCTTTGCTCCAGTATTTGATCAACCAGAAAAAGTCCGAACTGTCGCACTTTACGACGCTCGAGATTTTGAATCTGGACGATTACATGACGCTCGACCCGAGCACGCTCCGCAATTTGGAACTCGTGCGTCCGCTGAATGCTGACGATTATTCCAGCACGCTTTGCTCGGTGCTCGATTTTACGGTGACGGCGATGGGTGGGCGTACGCTCAAGGACTGGGTGAGCCATCCGTTGATTGCTGTGGACCGCATCCGCGAACGCGAAGAAGCGGTGGGCGAGCTTGTCCAGAATCCTGTGGCGCTTGACGAACTCAAGGAATCGCTCACGTCGATTCTTGATATGGAACGCTTGATGGGCCGCGTCGGTAGCGGTCGTGCAAATGCGCGTGACCTCGCGGGAATGGGACGTTCTCTTTCGCAGGCATCAAAGGTCGCTGACGTTTTGGAAGGCTTGCATGCGCCGCTTTTTGAAGGGCTGCGTGAAACGCTGAACGCGGCAAAGGGCCGTGGCGAAGACTTGCTCAAGTACTTCAATGATGACTTGCCGATGACAGTGCGTGAAGGCGGAATGATTCGCCCAGGCGCTAGTGCAGAGCTAGATGCCATGAACGAGGACATCAAGGAACGCCGCGAATGGATTGCTTCTTTGGAAGGTCGTGAACGCGAACGTCTTGGAATCCCGAGTCTCAAGGTCGGTTACAACCGCGTGTTCGGATACTACATCGAAATCACGAAGGCGCAGATGGCAAAGGCCACGCAGCCGATTCCGGACGAGTATATCCGCAAGCAGACGACGGTGAACGGCGAACGCTATATCACGCCCGAGATGAAGGAATGTGAATCCGTCATCAGCAATGCCGAAGTCAACATCCATGCGCTGGAATACAAGATTTTCTGCGAACTTCGCGAACGCGTGAACAGCTGGCGTGCCGAACTCCAGGGCATTGCCGATGCAATTGCTCGCGTCGATAGTTTGTACAGCTTTGCCCGTGCGGCACGTAAGTACAATTACGTTTGCCCGGAAGTTTTTGACGGGACGGGTATTGAAATTCGCGGCGGTTTCCATCCGGTGATTGTCGCGGTGAATCCTGATTTGAACTTTGTCCCGAATGATGTGACGCTCTCGCCGGACGGTACGCGACTGATGCTCATCACCGGCCCGAACATGGCCGGTAAATCGACGTACTTGCGCCAGACGGGGCTCATTGTGCTCATGGCGCAGATTGGCTGCTTTGTGCCTGCCGAAAGTGCGCGCATTGGTGTGGTGGACCGCATCTTTACGCGTGTGGGCGCGAGCGACCGCTTGAGCCGTGGCCTCAGTACGTTCATGGTCGAGATGATCGAAACGGCGAACATCCTCCGCAATGCGACGCCGCATAGCCTTGTGCTGCTCGATGAAATCGGTCGCGGTACGAGTACGTTTGACGGCCTCTCGATTGCGTGGGCGATTGTCGAGACGCTCCACAGCGAGCCTGCCCGCATGGCGCTCACGCTGTTTGCAACGCACTATCACGAATTGACGGGGCTTGTGGAATCGTTGGAACATGCCGGAAACTTCCAGGTCGCTGTGCAAGAGAAGGGCGACAAGCTCACGTTCTTGCACAAGATTCTTGAAGGCGCTTGCGATTCGAGCTATGGCATTCACGTGGCCGAGATGGCGGGGCTCCCACCTAACGTGGTGCGCCGAGCTCGCAAGATTTTGCTCCGTTTGGAAAAGCAGAAGATTGACCCGAGTGACGAGGCGCAAAACAAGAAAATCAAGGCGCAGCCGCAGATGGACTTGTTTGCACCGCCAGACGAAAATACGCTCTTGCTCAAGGATGAAATTCGCAGGCTCAAGCCCGAGGAAATGACTCCGATGCAAGCGCTGCAACGCCTCATGGACCTGAAGGAAAATTACGGGAAATAA
- a CDS encoding RidA family protein translates to MSQIVSKFQELGLTLPACPAPVAAYVPATRFGDTIIVSGQLPSVKGDFSAFTGVVPNQISVEKAKEAAQICFLNNIAAALTQLKAGETLRLVQIQGFVQSANDFHDQPIVLNGASELAVQILGENGKHARTAVGVSTLPKNVAVEISCTFQAIKE, encoded by the coding sequence ATGAGTCAAATTGTCTCTAAATTCCAAGAATTGGGGCTGACGCTCCCCGCCTGCCCCGCACCAGTTGCCGCTTATGTCCCGGCAACGCGCTTTGGCGATACGATTATTGTTTCTGGGCAGTTGCCGTCTGTAAAGGGCGATTTTTCCGCCTTTACCGGCGTTGTTCCGAACCAGATTTCTGTGGAAAAGGCAAAGGAAGCGGCACAGATTTGCTTCTTGAACAACATTGCAGCCGCCCTCACGCAGTTGAAAGCCGGCGAAACACTCCGCCTCGTTCAGATTCAGGGATTTGTGCAATCCGCAAACGATTTCCACGACCAGCCGATTGTGCTGAATGGCGCTAGCGAACTTGCTGTACAGATTCTCGGTGAAAACGGGAAGCACGCCCGTACGGCTGTTGGCGTTTCAACACTCCCGAAGAACGTCGCTGTTGAAATCAGCTGCACGTTCCAGGCAATTAAGGAATAA